From Melopsittacus undulatus isolate bMelUnd1 chromosome 19, bMelUnd1.mat.Z, whole genome shotgun sequence, a single genomic window includes:
- the PTBP1 gene encoding polypyrimidine tract-binding protein 1 isoform X1 yields the protein MDGIVQDLTVGTKRGADELFPTCVTNGPFIMNDNNSSAANGNDIKKFKGDRSAGVPSRVIHVRKLPSDVTEAEVISLGLPFGKVTNLLMLKGKNQAFIEMNTEEAANTMVNYYTTVTPVLRSQPIYIQFSNHKELKTDNTPNQARAQAALQAVNLAPPGSLALPAAAAAVDAGMAMAGQSPVLRIIVENLFYPVALDVLHQIFSKFGTVLKIITFTKNHQFQALLQYADPVSAQHAKLSLDGQNIYNACCTLRIDFSKLTSLNVKYNNDKSRDYTRPDLPSGDSQPPLDQTMAAAFGAPGIISPSPYAGTGFPPAFAIPQAAGTVFRLTVPSVHGALAPLAIPAAAAAAAGRIAIPGLTGAGNCVLLVSSLNPERVTPQCLFILFGVYGDVQRVKILFKKKENALVQMTDGNQAQLAMSHLNGQKLHGKPIRITLSKHQTVQLPREGQETHGLTKDYGNSPLHRFKKPGSKNFQNIFPPSATLHLSNIPPSVTEEDLKMLFSSNSGVVKGFKFFQKDRKMALIQMGSVEEAIQSLIDLHNHDLGENHHLRVSFSKSTI from the exons cgGGGAGCTGACGAGCTTTTCCCTACTTGTGTTACTAACGGACCCTTTATCATGAACGACAACAATTCTTCTGCAG ctAATGGAAACGACATCAAAAAGTTCAAAGGTGATAGAAGTGCTGGAGTCCCATCCCGAGTAATCCATGTCCGTAAGCTCCCCAGTGATGTCACGGAGGCAGAGGTCATCTCCTTGGGCTTACCTTTTGGCAAGGTCACCAATCTTCTCATGTTGAAAGGCAAAAATCAG GCTTTCATAGAAATGAACACGGAGGAGGCAGCCAACACCATGGTGAACTACTACACCACTGTCACTCCAGTCCTCCGGAGCCAGCCCATCTACATTCAGTTCTCAAACCACAAGGAGCTGAAGACAGACAACACTCCAAACCAAGCT CGTGCTCAGGCAGCTCTGCAAGCAGTGAACTTGGCACCACCGGGGAGCCTGGCGCTGCCAGCCGCTGCCGCAGCTGTGGATGCAGGAATGGCCATGGCTGGCCAGAGCCCTGTCCTGAGGATCATTGTGGAGAATCTCTTCTATCCTGTCGCTCTGGATGTTCTGCATCAG ATTTTCTCCAAGTTTGGTACAGTCTTGAAAATAATCACGTTCACAAAGAATCACCAGTTCCAGGCCCTGTTGCAGTATGCTGACCCAGTGAGCGCTCAGCATGCCAAACTG tctTTAGATGGACAGAACATCTACAATGCCTGTTGCACGCTGCGCATCGATTTCTCAAAGCTTACAAGTCTCAATGTAAAATACAATAATGATAAGAGCAGAGATTACACACGACCGGACCTACCTTCTGGGGACAGCCAGCCCCCTCTTGATCAGACCATGGCAGCTGCTTTTG GTGCCCCAGGAATAATCTCTCCTTCTCCATATGCAGGAACTGgctttcctcctgcctttgcaATTCCTCAGGCTGCAGGTACTGTATTTC GCCTGACAGTTCCAAGTGTTCATGGAGCACTAGCTCCTTTGGCtatcccagcagctgcagcggCTGCAGCAGGACGGATTGCCATTCCCGGCCTCACTGGGGCAGGGAACTGTGTGCTGCTGGTTAGCAGTCTGAACCCTGAG AGAGTTACACCCCAATGCCTCTTTATTCTTTTCG GAGTCTATGGTGATGTGCAGAGGgtgaagattttatttaagaaGAAAGAGAATGCCCTTGTTCAGATGACTGATGGAAACCAGGCCCAGCTTG CCATGAGCCATTTAAATGGGCAGAAGCTCCATGGGAAGCCCATCCGTATCACCCTGTCCAAGCACCAGACAGTCCAGCTCCCCCGTGAGGGGCAGGAAACCCACGGCCTGACAAAGGACTATGGGAATTCTCCTCTACATCGTTTCAAGAAACCAGGCTCCAAAAATTTCCAGAACATCTTTCCTCCTTCTGCCACTCTTCATCTGTCCAATATTCC ACCTTCAGTAACTGAAGAAGACCTCAAGATGTTGTTCTCAAGCAACAGTGGGGTGGTCAAAGGCTTCAAATTCTTCCA GAAGGACCGTAAGATGGCTCTGATCCAGATGGGCTCTGTGGAAGAGGCCATCCAGTCCCTCATTGACCTCCATAACCATGACCTGGGTGAGAACCATCACCTGCGTGTGTCCTTCTCGAAGTCCACCATCTAA